A single window of Pectobacterium parmentieri DNA harbors:
- a CDS encoding DUF484 domain-containing protein, which produces MKNVEEQAEREIALSDEMVLQFLQQNPDFFIRNARPVEQMRIPHPVRGTVSLVEWQLARQRNHITQLEEEITLLMEQAGANEVLFNRLLGLQTELASADSLTDMLDRLQRWARQLGLAGATVRLFSDKWRIGAPSGFTHLGLNRSTFEPLRIQRFGQQNHYLGSLNGPELLLLLPQARQVGSVALSLMGNHHDLGVLIFSSRDSYHYQDGMGTVLLQQMAMMLPAMLARWVERV; this is translated from the coding sequence ATGAAGAATGTCGAGGAACAGGCAGAACGCGAGATCGCACTCAGTGACGAGATGGTTTTGCAGTTCCTGCAACAAAATCCTGATTTTTTTATCCGCAATGCGCGTCCCGTCGAACAGATGCGTATTCCTCATCCCGTCCGGGGAACCGTTTCGCTGGTGGAATGGCAACTGGCACGTCAGCGTAACCATATCACCCAGCTTGAGGAAGAAATCACGCTGTTGATGGAGCAAGCGGGGGCGAATGAAGTGCTGTTCAACCGCCTGCTTGGGTTACAAACCGAATTGGCATCGGCGGATAGCCTCACGGATATGTTAGATCGGTTGCAGCGCTGGGCGCGTCAGCTTGGTCTGGCGGGGGCAACGGTTCGCCTGTTTAGCGACAAATGGCGCATTGGTGCGCCTTCGGGTTTTACCCACCTTGGGCTAAATCGCTCTACCTTTGAGCCGTTGCGCATTCAGCGTTTTGGACAACAGAACCACTACCTTGGCAGCCTGAATGGACCGGAACTGTTACTGCTGCTACCGCAGGCCAGACAGGTTGGGTCGGTCGCGCTATCGCTGATGGGCAATCATCACGATTTGGGCGTGCTGATTTTCAGCAGCCGTGACAGCTACCATTATCAGGATGGCATGGGAACCGTACTGCTTCAGCAAATGGCTATGATGTTGCCTGCGATGCTGGCACGCTGGGTTGAGCGGGTATGA
- a CDS encoding class I adenylate cyclase gives MYFYIETLKQRLDAINQLRVDRALGAMKPAFQQVYSLLPILLHHHHPLMPGYLEGKVPHGICTHTPDEKQQQYLDGIALRWGQFDRSHPQGELPITGIYSMGSTSSIGQSCSSDLDIWVCHQSWLDSEERQLLQKKCTLLEQWAAAQGAEVSFFLMDESRFRHNESGSLSGEDCGTMQHILLLDEFYRTAVRMAGKRILWNMVPVEEESHYDEYVLSLYSQGALAPNEWMDLGGLSTLSAEEYFGASLWQLYKSIDSPYKAVLKTLLLEAYSWEYPDTSLLSTEIKKRLHDGEIVSFGLDPYCMMLDRVTHYLTAINDPTRLDLARRCFYLKVCEKLSREQACVGWRRQILSQLVQEWGWSDEHLAMLDNRANWKIEQVREAHNELLDAMMQTYRNLIRFARRNNLSVSASPQDIGVLTRKLYAAFEALPGKVTLLNPQISPDLSEPNLTFIYVPPGRANRSGWYLYNQAPSMDAIVSHQPLEYNRYLNKLVAWAYFNGLLTPSTRLYIKGNELCDITRLQALVDDVAGHFPLRLPAPTPKALYSPCEIRHLAIIVNLEHDPTAAFRNQVVHFDFRHLDVFSFGQQQQCLVGSIDLLYRNSWNEVRTLHFSGEQAVLEALKTILGKMHQDAALPESLEVFCYSQHLRGLIRTRVQQLVSECIELRLTSTRQQEPGRFKAVKVAGQTWGLFFERLSVSVQKLENAVEFYGAISNNKLQGQPVQVETNHVHLPAVVDGVASEGIIQFFFEDVTENQGFNIYILDESNRVEVYHHCEGSKEELVRDVSRFYSSSHDRFTYGSSFINFNLPQFYQIVQLDGRTQVIPFRSSALSHLCITPVVGDEVMTMKQRLQIL, from the coding sequence TTGTACTTCTACATCGAGACTTTGAAGCAAAGACTGGATGCGATCAACCAACTGCGTGTTGACCGTGCTCTGGGAGCAATGAAGCCCGCTTTTCAGCAGGTTTACAGTCTTCTGCCCATTTTATTACATCATCATCACCCGTTGATGCCCGGCTACCTTGAAGGCAAGGTGCCTCACGGTATCTGCACTCACACGCCTGATGAAAAGCAGCAACAGTACCTTGATGGCATCGCGTTGCGCTGGGGCCAGTTTGACCGCTCTCATCCGCAGGGCGAGCTGCCGATCACGGGCATCTATTCAATGGGGAGCACCTCGTCTATCGGGCAGAGCTGTAGCTCCGATCTCGATATCTGGGTGTGCCATCAATCCTGGCTGGATAGCGAAGAGCGCCAACTCCTACAGAAAAAATGTACGCTGCTGGAGCAGTGGGCTGCGGCGCAGGGCGCTGAGGTCAGCTTCTTCCTGATGGATGAAAGCCGCTTCCGCCACAATGAAAGCGGTAGCCTGAGCGGTGAAGACTGCGGCACCATGCAACACATCCTGCTACTCGACGAATTTTACCGCACCGCTGTGCGTATGGCGGGTAAACGTATTCTGTGGAATATGGTGCCGGTCGAAGAAGAATCCCACTACGATGAATATGTGCTGTCGCTGTACTCACAGGGAGCGCTGGCACCGAACGAGTGGATGGATTTAGGCGGATTAAGCACGCTGTCGGCGGAAGAGTATTTCGGTGCGAGCCTTTGGCAGCTCTACAAAAGTATCGATTCCCCGTATAAAGCCGTGCTGAAAACGCTGCTGTTGGAAGCCTATTCCTGGGAATACCCGGATACCAGTCTGCTTTCGACTGAAATTAAAAAACGTCTGCATGATGGTGAGATCGTCTCTTTCGGCCTCGATCCTTACTGCATGATGTTGGATCGCGTGACGCACTATCTGACGGCGATCAACGATCCCACGCGTCTCGATCTGGCGCGTCGATGTTTCTATTTAAAAGTGTGTGAAAAGCTCTCCAGAGAACAAGCCTGTGTCGGCTGGCGTCGTCAGATTCTGAGCCAACTGGTGCAGGAATGGGGCTGGAGCGACGAGCATCTGGCGATGCTGGATAACCGCGCTAACTGGAAAATTGAACAGGTACGCGAAGCGCATAATGAATTGCTGGATGCGATGATGCAGACCTATCGCAACCTGATCCGCTTCGCCCGCCGCAATAATCTGAGCGTCAGCGCGAGCCCGCAGGATATCGGTGTATTGACCCGTAAACTGTATGCCGCGTTTGAAGCGCTGCCGGGTAAAGTTACCCTGCTGAACCCACAAATTTCTCCCGATTTGTCGGAGCCGAATTTAACCTTTATTTATGTTCCGCCGGGTCGTGCGAATCGTTCAGGCTGGTATCTGTACAATCAGGCACCGTCGATGGATGCGATCGTTAGCCATCAGCCGCTGGAATATAACCGCTATCTGAACAAACTGGTGGCATGGGCCTATTTTAATGGTCTGCTGACGCCGAGCACGCGCCTGTATATTAAAGGCAACGAGCTGTGTGACATCACGCGTCTGCAAGCGCTGGTGGACGATGTGGCTGGCCATTTCCCACTGCGTTTGCCTGCACCCACACCGAAGGCGCTGTATAGCCCGTGTGAAATTCGTCACTTGGCGATTATCGTTAATCTGGAACACGATCCGACCGCGGCTTTCCGTAACCAGGTCGTGCATTTCGATTTCCGTCATCTGGATGTGTTCAGCTTCGGCCAGCAGCAGCAGTGTCTGGTTGGCAGCATCGATCTGTTGTATCGCAACTCATGGAATGAAGTCCGTACTCTGCATTTCAGCGGCGAGCAGGCGGTGTTGGAAGCGTTAAAAACCATTCTGGGCAAAATGCATCAGGATGCGGCGCTGCCGGAATCGCTGGAAGTGTTCTGCTACAGCCAGCATCTGCGTGGGTTGATTCGTACCCGCGTGCAGCAGTTGGTCTCCGAATGCATTGAGCTACGGCTGACCAGTACGCGTCAGCAGGAGCCGGGGCGCTTCAAAGCGGTAAAAGTGGCGGGCCAAACCTGGGGCCTGTTCTTTGAGCGGTTGAGCGTGTCAGTGCAGAAATTGGAAAACGCGGTCGAATTTTATGGCGCGATTTCTAACAACAAACTGCAAGGCCAGCCAGTTCAGGTTGAAACCAACCATGTGCATTTACCAGCAGTCGTTGATGGCGTTGCCAGCGAAGGGATCATCCAGTTCTTCTTCGAAGATGTGACGGAAAATCAGGGCTTTAATATCTATATTCTGGATGAGTCGAATCGCGTTGAGGTGTATCACCACTGTGAAGGTAGTAAAGAAGAACTGGTGCGCGATGTCAGCCGCTTCTATTCATCTTCGCACGATCGCTTTACTTACGGTTCCAGCTTTATCAATTTCAACCTGCCGCAGTTCTACCAAATTGTACAGTTGGACGGCCGCACACAGGTCATCCCGTTCCGCAGCAGTGCACTTTCTCATCTGTGCATTACGCCCGTGGTCGGGGATGAGGTAATGACGATGAAGCAGCGGCTACAGATCCTCTAG
- the xerC gene encoding tyrosine recombinase XerC: MSRQPTSSELPSSSLLQTDVDAFLRYLKAERQLSPLTLTSYSRQLSAVITILSAAGVVDWRKLDASGVRSVVSRSKRDGLHSASLALRLSALRSFLDWMVSRGVLTANPAKGVSTPRAGRPLPKNMDVDEMNCLLEIDLDDPLAVRDRTMLEVMYGAGLRLAELVGMDYQHIDLASGEVWVVGKGSKERKLPIGKTAVTWLERWLALRELFGPQDNAVFISNQGRRISMRNVQKRFAEWGVKQGVNSHVHPHKLRHSFATHMLESSGDLRAVQELLGHANLTTTQIYTHLDFQHLASVYDAAHPRAKRGKP; encoded by the coding sequence ATGAGCCGACAGCCTACATCATCGGAGTTACCTTCCTCTTCTCTTTTACAAACGGATGTTGATGCCTTCCTGCGTTATCTGAAAGCAGAACGCCAGTTAAGTCCGTTGACACTGACCAGCTATTCGCGCCAATTATCTGCGGTTATCACGATACTCTCCGCTGCGGGCGTGGTTGACTGGCGCAAGCTAGACGCCTCTGGCGTGCGCTCCGTGGTGTCCCGCAGTAAACGCGATGGGCTACATTCAGCGAGTCTTGCGCTACGTCTATCGGCATTACGCAGCTTTCTCGATTGGATGGTGTCACGCGGTGTGCTGACGGCAAACCCGGCTAAAGGGGTATCCACGCCGCGAGCTGGACGCCCGTTGCCTAAGAATATGGATGTGGATGAGATGAATTGCCTGCTGGAGATCGATCTGGACGATCCCCTTGCGGTGCGCGATCGTACGATGCTGGAAGTGATGTACGGTGCGGGGCTGCGTCTGGCAGAGCTGGTTGGCATGGATTATCAGCATATCGATCTGGCAAGCGGTGAAGTCTGGGTGGTGGGGAAAGGCAGCAAAGAGCGCAAATTACCGATAGGAAAAACGGCGGTAACCTGGTTGGAACGCTGGCTGGCGCTGCGTGAACTGTTCGGCCCACAGGATAATGCTGTGTTTATCTCCAATCAGGGGCGACGCATTTCGATGCGCAACGTGCAAAAGCGTTTTGCCGAGTGGGGCGTTAAGCAAGGTGTTAATAGCCATGTTCATCCACATAAGCTGCGCCACTCCTTTGCGACGCACATGCTGGAATCCAGCGGTGATTTACGTGCGGTCCAAGAGTTGCTTGGCCACGCTAACCTGACCACAACGCAGATTTACACCCATCTTGATTTTCAACATTTAGCCTCTGTGTACGATGCTGCGCATCCACGCGCCAAACGAGGGAAGCCCTGA
- a CDS encoding MFS transporter encodes MDSLQRRNLILLALGQGLTGSIISLMTLCSTLVGVSMTPVPLLTTLPITATVCGAALMIYTVSSLMTKYGRRNTFIIGTLIGLSGALLAAVAIVLHSFSLFVFSTFVLGMSCAFNQYYRFAAAEIFTDNQQKNRAISWVISGGILGGFLGPFAASQSSQLWASYPFLGSFIAAGLICIVTSLLLLGLKLPPMSVVTASAQPSEPLASILKSRAFLLGTASCSVGFVVMTLLMNSVPLAMHQHHFSVGHSATVLQWHFVAMYAPALLLVLLAKRLTPVQVVAIGVTCNVVGVVVALSGLTFWHFLFALMLFGIGWAFMFNGGTFMLNAFTHSVHKSRLQGINSLLIYLPNALASLSAGSLMALTSGWPLVNMVGIGMLLLLVLVPTVLGRR; translated from the coding sequence ATGGATTCGTTGCAACGCCGAAATCTGATACTGCTGGCGCTCGGGCAAGGGCTGACTGGCAGTATTATTTCCCTGATGACGTTGTGTTCTACGCTGGTTGGCGTATCGATGACGCCTGTCCCTCTATTGACCACGCTACCGATTACCGCGACGGTGTGCGGCGCAGCGCTGATGATCTACACCGTTTCCTCATTGATGACAAAATATGGCAGGCGCAATACGTTCATCATCGGTACGCTGATAGGGTTGTCTGGGGCGCTATTGGCGGCGGTGGCGATTGTGCTACACAGCTTCTCCCTCTTTGTGTTTTCAACGTTTGTTCTGGGAATGTCCTGCGCCTTTAATCAATATTATCGTTTTGCGGCTGCTGAAATTTTCACCGATAATCAGCAGAAAAACCGCGCAATCTCCTGGGTGATCAGCGGTGGTATTTTAGGGGGCTTCCTCGGTCCGTTTGCCGCCAGCCAATCTTCTCAACTCTGGGCATCGTACCCGTTTCTCGGTAGTTTTATCGCCGCCGGGTTGATCTGCATTGTGACCTCACTGCTGTTGCTCGGTCTTAAACTACCCCCGATGTCGGTGGTTACGGCTAGTGCTCAGCCTAGCGAACCGCTGGCATCGATTCTGAAAAGTCGAGCATTTTTGTTGGGAACCGCAAGTTGTTCCGTCGGATTTGTGGTGATGACGCTGTTAATGAACTCTGTACCGTTGGCGATGCACCAGCACCACTTTTCCGTTGGCCATAGCGCGACAGTTTTACAATGGCATTTTGTCGCTATGTATGCGCCTGCACTGCTATTAGTGCTGCTAGCGAAACGGTTGACGCCGGTTCAGGTCGTGGCGATCGGCGTGACTTGTAACGTGGTTGGTGTGGTGGTCGCGCTGAGTGGTTTGACGTTCTGGCACTTTCTTTTTGCGCTGATGTTGTTTGGTATCGGGTGGGCGTTTATGTTCAACGGTGGGACATTTATGCTGAATGCTTTTACCCATTCTGTGCATAAATCTCGCTTGCAGGGCATTAACTCGTTGCTGATTTACCTGCCTAACGCACTGGCGTCTCTGTCTGCCGGTAGCCTGATGGCGCTAACCAGCGGCTGGCCGCTGGTGAATATGGTCGGTATTGGCATGCTGTTGTTGCTGGTACTGGTGCCGACCGTTCTGGGACGGCGCTGA
- the cyaY gene encoding iron donor protein CyaY, whose product MNDSEFHQLADKLMLQLEETLDRFEGDADIDYEINGGVMTLSFENGSKIVINRQEPLHQIWLATKAGGYHFALQAERWVCNRSGEDFLVLLSSACSAQAGETVHFE is encoded by the coding sequence ATGAACGATAGCGAGTTCCACCAATTAGCCGACAAACTCATGCTTCAGTTGGAAGAAACGCTGGATCGGTTTGAGGGTGATGCCGACATCGATTACGAAATCAACGGCGGCGTAATGACGCTGAGTTTTGAGAACGGCAGCAAAATCGTGATTAATCGGCAGGAGCCGCTGCACCAAATTTGGTTAGCGACCAAAGCGGGTGGCTACCACTTCGCCCTTCAGGCGGAACGCTGGGTATGCAATCGCAGCGGTGAAGACTTTCTCGTATTGCTGTCATCAGCCTGCTCGGCGCAGGCCGGGGAAACCGTTCACTTCGAGTAA
- the yigB gene encoding 5-amino-6-(5-phospho-D-ribitylamino)uracil phosphatase YigB: MHFYRPLGPIRAITFDLDDTLYDNADVIRRTGQESIRFLQAYHPALRDFQADDFQNLRQTLLEREPDIYHDVTEWRRRAVELAMLDRGLSVAESKDGAKAAMENFAHWRSQITITEETHQTLAALAKKVPLAAITNGNAEPHRFGLEGYFSFTLRAGPDGRAKPFDDMYHLAAEKLNLPLHEILHVGDDLTTDVAGSIRCGMQACWINLREGSLTQIGDARLLPHIEISRLASLSALL; this comes from the coding sequence ATGCATTTTTACCGACCTCTTGGTCCGATCCGTGCGATCACGTTCGATCTGGATGACACGCTGTACGACAACGCGGACGTCATTCGACGCACGGGGCAAGAGTCAATCCGCTTCCTGCAAGCGTACCATCCTGCGCTTCGTGATTTTCAGGCGGATGATTTCCAAAACTTACGCCAGACCTTGCTAGAGCGTGAGCCAGATATCTATCACGACGTTACCGAATGGCGTCGCCGTGCGGTTGAACTGGCGATGTTAGATCGTGGCCTAAGTGTCGCAGAGTCTAAGGATGGCGCAAAAGCAGCAATGGAAAATTTTGCCCACTGGCGTAGCCAGATTACGATTACGGAAGAGACGCACCAAACGTTGGCAGCATTAGCCAAGAAAGTGCCGCTGGCGGCGATTACCAACGGCAACGCTGAACCGCATCGGTTTGGTCTGGAAGGTTATTTTTCTTTCACCCTGCGTGCCGGTCCAGATGGTCGCGCCAAGCCGTTTGATGACATGTACCATCTGGCGGCGGAAAAACTCAATCTGCCTTTGCATGAGATTCTGCATGTCGGCGACGATCTCACGACCGATGTCGCGGGGTCGATCCGCTGCGGTATGCAAGCCTGCTGGATTAACCTGCGTGAAGGCAGCCTGACGCAGATTGGGGATGCCCGACTGCTGCCGCATATTGAAATTTCGCGGTTGGCATCGCTGTCGGCGTTGTTATAA
- the dapF gene encoding diaminopimelate epimerase: MQFAKMHGLGNDFMVVDAVTQNVYFSPELIRRLADRHCGVGFDQLLVVEPPYDPELDFHYRIFNADGSEVAQCGNGARCFARFVRLKGLTNKRDIAVSTQTGRMVLSVTDDELVRVNMGEPNFEPQQVPFRAVKAEKTYIMRADEHTVLCGVVSMGNPHCVIQVDDVETAKVETLGPLLESHERFPERANIGFMQIVDSQTVRLRVYERGAGETQACGSGACAAVAVGILQGSLSAKVRVSLPGGELNIQWDGPGHPLFMTGPATHVYDGFIHL, from the coding sequence ATGCAGTTCGCTAAGATGCACGGATTAGGCAACGATTTCATGGTTGTTGATGCCGTTACGCAAAACGTTTATTTTTCACCCGAACTGATTCGTCGTTTGGCGGATCGGCACTGTGGTGTGGGTTTCGACCAACTATTGGTGGTCGAGCCGCCCTACGATCCTGAACTGGATTTTCATTACCGTATTTTTAACGCGGATGGTAGTGAAGTGGCGCAGTGCGGTAATGGCGCGCGCTGTTTTGCCCGCTTTGTGCGCCTGAAAGGGCTGACCAACAAGCGTGATATCGCCGTGAGTACGCAGACTGGCCGGATGGTGCTATCTGTGACGGACGATGAACTGGTGCGCGTTAATATGGGTGAGCCGAATTTCGAGCCGCAACAGGTGCCTTTTCGCGCAGTCAAAGCGGAGAAAACTTACATCATGCGTGCCGACGAACACACGGTACTTTGTGGCGTGGTGTCGATGGGCAACCCGCACTGTGTGATTCAGGTTGACGACGTGGAAACGGCGAAGGTGGAAACGCTGGGGCCGTTGCTGGAAAGTCACGAGCGCTTTCCTGAGCGTGCCAACATCGGTTTTATGCAGATCGTCGATAGCCAGACTGTCCGTCTGCGGGTGTACGAACGCGGTGCGGGAGAAACGCAGGCGTGCGGTAGCGGCGCGTGCGCAGCGGTGGCGGTCGGTATCCTGCAGGGGTCATTGTCCGCGAAAGTTCGCGTATCGCTGCCGGGCGGGGAGTTGAATATTCAGTGGGATGGGCCGGGGCATCCGTTATTCATGACCGGGCCTGCAACGCATGTCTACGATGGATTTATTCATTTATGA
- the lptM gene encoding LPS translocon maturation chaperone LptM, with amino-acid sequence MKNAFRPLLLVLSVVSLLGCGLKGPLYMPTDSKSGASTTQQNENQPPQKKPSMRP; translated from the coding sequence ATGAAAAACGCATTTCGCCCACTTCTTCTGGTGTTATCAGTGGTGAGTTTACTCGGTTGCGGCCTGAAAGGTCCGCTTTATATGCCAACCGATAGCAAGTCCGGCGCGTCAACGACTCAGCAAAATGAGAACCAGCCGCCGCAAAAGAAACCGTCAATGCGTCCTTAA